Proteins encoded within one genomic window of Komagataella phaffii GS115 chromosome 3, complete sequence:
- a CDS encoding Component of the polarisome, whose amino-acid sequence MVVEQDLVKYHSELKEFLKKNSPKSRASSHVTQGKEKLLRYSRGQFCELCTDVYDEMKRRNDRTNQEPDHLLPKTTFHPKRNQARKILSSLTFARFTDLVMDTVSEIERRELHLPTKPEENNGNILRSAQNDDIPVGDTSLESVKRDSIDDPVTQDLKNAQLGIRTKNVVPNKTTLAWSSDEEDEDNDDENEITRGHGFDSISSPVRVEGTASPQDVQKMSTNRLSDDLNQLDLSSKNPSVSIPPRLNVTTSPDLNLSAARGVPNIGSPQQKSKSIMSEDSPKYNEVSQLEKELNTLKEENARLEEALDSFKKNQAASSETDTEIQNLKQTIEKLELENKEKPLLMDSLKNDENTLSLLTEENASLKEKILSLQSELEKNHISNNISTTNSTNEETPESELKRRSNQSTIHEQEVGKWQKRYETLRSTMVAEQISVPVSTDDLNKFFSPQGVISKKAISDLLASVEAFLLILHKDVVDPENLFSGISSVAVNASVIISEVDSISYHKKKKSPLNAAISNAITSVRYYAIYKSVFSKVAVDSAISAILYTTCDLVAILKIQTNTNASNTLENVATEETASSRAEVADYNLSQDSLNVDDDKDTLVRPLKITQRISSNKTSGDILPSPIATNVLGFMSPISTSFGHRAVNSQVSPDSETSSFDVQLERDRLLERATAVDLNQNGNTESNPHTPKTTYPPASKQSTESSKENPLNGNSQSPDARASRGSRGSILNRVKQLETASQDNEPEKSKHSFKRSSVDVSDAFNKFGAKRRSVDSNFSSQRNSIDTKSSTRNSVDITSVSKSPYDATLNQDSSVAGSDSNALGISVGATNNLPDPLPQESYARPNSIDIDDNTNEVTVDSVEQLKIHSPQKDVKIPGTFESNAQNDEPKKLNSNGGSDHIITPMRLRKIESASSRADSIGQKSLPPSPKQEPKIISNTVQSALMTPPETAVATDKSENLHPQQFEENEEEAETFDVQNFDILNPDNTLKQLLLYLEHQTVDVISTIQTLLKSIKDPDATRGELRMSASAIHKVIDQMTEATNISMSQTRNGQLRAHGSWVVQSLDGCSRRMAALCVFRDDENDSDYADKNFKQRLAGVAFDVARCTKELVKSVEEAKIKDDIAVLDARLSGEHVL is encoded by the coding sequence ATGGTAGTGGAGCAAGATTTGGTAAAGTACCACAGTGAGCTGAAGGAGTtcctgaagaaaaattccCCAAAATCAAGGGCATCATCGCATGTCACACAGGGTAAGGAAAAGCTACTAAGGTATTCCCGTGGACAGTTTTGTGAGCTATGCACAGACGTCTACGATGagatgaagagaagaaacgaCAGAACGAATCAGGAGCCAGATCATTTGCTCCCCAAAACGACTTTTCATCCCAAGAGAAATCAAgcaagaaagattttgtcCTCCTTAACATTTGCTCGCTTCACGGATCTCGTAATGGACACTGTTTCAGAAATTGAGAGAAGAGAGTTGCATCTTCCCACTAAACCAGAGGAGAATAACGGAAACATTCTTAGGTCCGCCCAAAATGACGACATTCCAGTCGGTGACACTAGTTTGGAGTCAGTCAAGAGAGACAGCATAGATGATCCAGTAACTCAAGATTTAAAGAATGCCCAACTTGGGATCAGGACGAAAAACGTAGttccaaacaaaacaaCGTTGGCTTGGTCGAGCGACGAAGAGGATGAGGATAATGATGACGAAAACGAGATCACTCGTGGCCACGGCTTTGATTCTATATCTTCTCCCGTGCGTGTTGAGGGAACTGCTTCCCCGCAAGATGTCCAGAAAATGAGTACTAATAGATTATCAGATGATCTCAATCAGCTGGAtttgtcttcaaaaaacCCTTCAGTTTCCATTCCTCCAAGGCTGAATGTAACGACTAGTCCTGATTTAAACCTATCCGCTGCCAGGGGCGTTCCAAATATAGGATCCCCTCAACAAAAGAGCAAATCTATCATGTCGGAGGATTCTCCAAAGTACAATGAAGTGTCCCAGCTTGAGAAAGAGCTCAATACACTAAAAGAAGAGAATGCTAGGTTAGAGGAGGCTTTGGATagcttcaaaaaaaatcagGCCGCCTCATCTGAAACAGACACTgagattcaaaatttgaaacagactattgaaaaactagaacttgaaaataaagAGAAACCTCTATTAATGgactctttgaagaatgatGAAAACACCCTCTCATTGTTAACCGAAGAGAATGCcagtttgaaagagaaaattttATCTTTGCAATCCGagcttgaaaaaaatcacATATCGAACAACATTTCAACTACTAACTCCACTAATGAAGAAACTCCAGAGTCAGAGCTGAAGCGACGATCTAATCAATCCACTATTCATGAGCAAGAAGTTGGTAAATGGCAGAAGAGGTATGAAACTTTGAGGTCTACGATGGTGGCTGAACAAATCTCTGTGCCAGTGAGTACTGATGATCTTAATAAGTTTTTTAGTCCTCAAGGCGtcatttccaagaaagCAATTTCAGATCTTCTTGCTTCAGTAGAGGCGTTCCTACTGATCCTTCATAAAGACGTTGTAGATCCAGAAAACCTGTTTTCAGGTATTTCGTCAGTGGCTGTCAATGCCAGTGTGATCATCAGCGAAGTCGACTCAATTTCTTAccacaagaagaagaagagtcCTTTGAATGCTGCCATCTCCAATGCAATCACCTCAGTTCGTTACTATGCCATCTACAAGTCTGTATTTTCAAAAGTGGCTGTTGACAGTGCTATTAGTGCCATTCTCTACACAACATGTGACTTGGTTGCAATTTTAAAGATTCAGACCAACACCAATGCTTCCAACACTCTTGAAAATGTAGCAACTGAAGAGACCGCATCATCGCGTGCAGAAGTGGCCGATTACAATCTTAGCCAAGACTCGTTGAATGTagatgatgataaagaCACGCTTGTTAGGCCTTTAAAGATTACCCAGAGAATTTCTTCTAACAAAACAAGTGGTGATATTCTACCTTCTCCTATAGCTACCAACGTTCTCGGGTTCATGTCTCCTATATCCACATCATTCGGTCACAGAGCTGTAAATTCTCAAGTTTCGCCAGATAGTGAAACTAGCTCTTTTGATGTTCAATTGGAACGTGATAGATTACTTGAGCGAGCAACGGCTGTGGACTTGAATCAGAACGGTAACACAGAATCGAATCCACATACTCCTAAGACCACGTATCCTCCAGCTTCAAAGCAATCAACTGAAAGttccaaagaaaatccACTAAATGGCAATTCCCAATCCCCTGATGCTAGAGCTTCTCGTGGTTCTCGAGGCTCTATTCTGAATAGGGTTAAACAACTTGAGACAGCGTCTCAGGACAATGAACCAGAAAAGAGCAAGCATTcgttcaaaagatccagTGTCGATGTCAGTGACGCTTTTAATAAGTTTGGAGCCAAGAGAAGATCGGTTGACTCTAATTTCTCTTCTCAAAGGAATTCAATTGACACCAAATCTTCTACAAGAAACTCGGTCGACATAACTTCAGTTTCCAAAAGCCCATATGACGCTACTTTAAATCAAGATAGCTCTGTCGCAGGATCTGATTCAAATGCACTTGGAATATCTGTGGGCGCAACAAACAATTTACCAGATCCCCTACCACAAGAATCGTATGCTAGACCCAATTCCATTGATATAGACGACAATACTAACGAAGTTACAGTTGACTCTGTCGAACAGCTCAAGATACATTCACCCCAGAAAGATGTCAAGATACCAGGAACGTTTGAAAGTAATGCACAGAATGATGAACCAAAGAAACTAAACTCAAATGGTGGTTCAGACCATATTATCACACCAATGAGGTTAAGGAAAATTGAATCAGCGTCTTCTAGGGCTGACTCAATAGGGCAGAAAAGTCTTCCTCCGTCACCTAAGCAAGAGCCTAAGATAATATCGAACACAGTTCAAAGTGCATTGATGACTCCACCAGAGACTGCTGTTGCAACGGACAAATCTGAGAATTTGCATCCAcaacagtttgaagaaaacgaagaagaggcCGAAACATTTGATGTGCAGaattttgatattcttAATCCCGACAACACGTTGAAACAGTTACTATTATACCTGGAACACCAGACAGTAGATGTGATATCCACAATTCAGACGCTTCTCAAATCCATTAAGGATCCTGATGCTACCAGAGGGGAATTAAGGATGAGTGCTAGCGCAATCCACAAGGTAATCGATCAAATGACCGAAGCTACAAATATTTCCATGAGCCAAACCCGAAATGGTCAATTGAGGGCGCACGGCTCGTGGGTTGTTCAGAGTTTGGACGGCTGTTCCCGCCGAATGGCTGCGCTTTGCGTCTTCagagatgatgaaaatgactCCGATTATGCAgacaagaatttcaagCAGCGTCTCGCAGGAGTAGCCTTTGATGTTGCCAGATGTACGAAGGAGTTGGTGAAATCAGTCGAGGAAGCCAAGATTAAGGACGATATAGCTGTTCTAGATGCCCGTCTTTCCGGAGAACATGTCTTATAA
- a CDS encoding Mitochondrial ribosomal protein of the large subunit, which translates to MLRTWIQRRSIVMVKGTRVQGAVRDPSEFLRLKGREYGVTDGNIGHLKQYLQTTQTGKYSIPDNELLLQILTHKSFAHGLKPYNEKLSVIGFQLLKLQSSVHVISKPSDSPYALNGKNFDCLGSLLTKSIGNHKSLARFAKEKQFDQLVFWKKRDPTLEDPATSGEDTVLGKTVLALIGAINLTHGKKVATEFIETELMPLLVEDVTR; encoded by the coding sequence ATGCTAAGAACGTGGATACAACGGAGGAGCATTGTAATGGTAAAGGGGACTCGTGTCCAGGGAGCCGTTAGGGACCCCTCCGAGTTTCTCCGCTTGAAGGGTAGAGAATACGGAGTTACAGACGGAAACATTGGTCATTTGAAGCAATATCTACAGACAACACAAACGGGCAAATACAGCATTCCCGATAACGAATTACTACTACAAATTCTCACGCATAAGTCCTTTGCTCATGGGCTGAAACCATACAATGAAAAGCTTTCCGTGATTGGATTTCAATTGCTAAAGTTGCAAAGTTCAGTGCATgtaatttcaaaaccttcAGACTCCCCATATGCATTGAACGGAAAGAACTTTGACTGCCTTGGCTCCTTGCTCACTAAATCAATCGGTAACCACAAGTCTTTGGCTCGCTTTGCCAAGGAGAAACAATTTGATCAGCTAGTTTTCTGGAAGAAACGTGATCCTACATTAGAAGACCCAGCTACCAGTGGAGAAGACACGGTGTTGGGAAAGACAGTTCTTGCTCTGATCGGAGCTATCAATTTAACACATGGGAAAAAAGTGGCTACAGAGTTCATCGAGACTGAACTGATGCCGTTGTTGGTAGAGGATGTCACGAGGTGA
- a CDS encoding Mitochondrial intermembrane space cysteine motif protein, giving the protein MARSSARRPAPRPAPRAAPQQARHASTAPAVQHQAPPVTHAQPQQPGMFAQMASTAAGVAVGSTVGHTIGAGITGLFGGSSSAPVEQQQQLPAEQQYASSAQVNQEAARACDADARNFTRCLDDNNGNFQICDYYLQQLKACQEAARQY; this is encoded by the coding sequence ATGGCTCGTTCTTCCGCTAGACGTCCCGCTCCAAGACCAGCTCCAAGAGCTGCTCCTCAACAGGCCAGACATGCATCCACTGCCCCAGCTGTTCAACACCAGGCTCCTCCAGTAACCCACGCTCAACCTCAACAGCCAGGTATGTTCGCCCAGATGGCTTCTACCGCTGCTGGTGTAGCTGTAGGTTCTACCGTCGGTCATACCATTGGTGCCGGGATAACCGGATTGTTTGGTGGATCGTCCTCTGCTCCAGTtgagcaacagcaacaactTCCAGCTGAACAACAATACGCATCATCCGCCCAAGTCAACCAAGAGGCAGCCCGTGCCTGTGACGCTGATGCTCGTAACTTCACCAGATGTTTGGACGACAACAACGGAAACTTCCAGATCTGCGACTACTACCTTCAGCAGCTCAAAGCTTGTCAGGAGGCTGCCAGACAGTATTAG
- a CDS encoding Cytoplasmic GTPase-activating protein for Ypt/Rab transport GTPases Ypt6p, Ypt31p and Sec4p, translated as MSLLNNLISKASQLSIFDKQPTEKRLSKDELFCNEYHISQGETIVDECAAELAIENSFNKNFPEVPLESNLSQLRFLSGKVYLSQHFLIFRDTYDRQSGCLKLHLSMVKQLKRLPSRNYLFLLSILTYNDLRITIQFVGIRSHCEQFSYNLKTCLTKNLKATPELVPFLETLYSEFLLSKNGSSRMDIVTPPPGGLGLIFKFPGDPVKLQNRIKTKAWWNYLKRNGRNLCINFDKSFLRLINVGLPNRLRGEIWELSCGSIYDRYMNSHEYTDLLAKNQGKSSIAIDEIEKDLYRSLPEYNAYQNPEGINRLRRVLTAYSWKNPEIGYCQAMNIVVAAMLIYMSEDQAYWCLDKLCGQIIPGYYSKTMYGVLLDQKVFESLVEKTLPMMHQHFNKHDIQLSIVSLPWFMSLFLNTMPLIYAFRIMDIFFLNGPKTLLQVALAVVKINGEKLLECEDDGECIAVFKDFFHSLDEHIPDIHYKNKTRFQELLVVAFREFSHISDETFVQYRTKNRNEVISGIESYLKKAQLRKLPKTPNLKEEHLSNVYDRYVSVLNNNYVEVGSDSSVMNFKMFAKFMDGLVDWINLEEKENIAQQKSFLIKLFKNWRSDEETGLTLENIAVGMNKLMEHDLMTSISNFFEIYDVNGTGKVDRDGILQISEDLIFLTTPWRDGYLFDEITNKAIESKIAEKIVEKRKNFDSSDEISIPSEMNFDKEKWVHEQSQRYLSLTSNFLHRAFEYALPEEENVDLIELEESEGSEKKSVIANPALNPSAPVYLNLPTFRMVVLADETSELFFTRTFKQSIHLDQKVEKGSTNVRDLFNNILADGRRVAVEVRRRINSDHTSRSSEKSQGSNTGAYNEEDDDFTANDNNEDNDYLLNNAEANVLNDSIPVEKGDKAFLQHIDHQIGSDQEGEKVIDF; from the coding sequence ATGTCTTTGCTCAACAACTTGATCTCTAAAGCTTCACAGCTATCAATTTTCGACAAACAGCCAACAGAGAAGCGACTTAGTAAAGACGAGTTGTTTTGCAACGAGTATCATATAAGCCAGGGAGAAACCATTGTAGATGAGTGTGCTGCAGAATTGGCGATTGAGAATAGTTTCAATAAGAATTTCCCCGAAGTACCACTGGAATCAAATCTAAGTCAATTGCGTTTTCTTTCTGGTAAAGTGTATCTTTCACAGCATTTCCTAATATTCAGAGACACATATGACAGACAATCCGGATGCCTAAAACTTCATTTATCCATGGTCAAACAACTGAAACGTCTTCCCAGTCGGAATtatctctttcttttgagcaTCTTGACGTATAACGACCTACGCATCACGATTCAGTTTGTTGGAATTCGGTCACATTGTGAACAATTTAGTTACAACCTGAAAACGTGCTTgacaaaaaatttgaaagctACTCCAGAATTGGTCCCATTTCTGGAAACCCTCTACAGTGAGTTCCTACTAAGCAAGAATGGTAGCAGCAGGATGGACATTGTGACCCCTCCTCCCGGCGGTCTGGGACtaattttcaaatttccGGGGGATCCTGtgaaacttcaaaatagAATCAAGACAAAGGCTTGGTGGAAttatttgaaaagaaacggTCGCAACCTGTGtatcaactttgacaaGAGTTTTCTTCGACTCATAAATGTCGGTTTACCCAACAGATTGCGAGGGGAAATATGGGAGTTGAGTTGTGGTTCCATCTACGACAGATATATGAACTCCCACGAATATACCGACCTACTAGCTAAAAACCAAGGGAAAAGTTCAATTgccattgatgaaattgaaaaagatttgtACCGATCTTTACCCGAATACAATGCATATCAGAATCCAGAGGGAATTAATCGCTTAAGAAGAGTATTAACTGCTTATTCATGGAAAAATCCGGAAATCGGTTATTGCCAAGCAATGAATATTGTGGTTGCTGCCATGTTGATTTACATGTCTGAGGATCAGGCATACTGGTGTCTAGACAAGCTTTGTGGACAGATCATTCCTGGATATTACTCCAAGACCATGTATGGCGTTCTGCTGGAtcagaaagtttttgaaagtttaGTTGAGAAAACACTTCCAATGATGCATCAGCATTTCAACAAGCACGATATTCAGCTGTCGATTGTCTCTTTACCATGGTTTATGTCTTTATTTCTCAACACGATGCCGTTGATTTATGCCTTCAGAATAATggacattttctttttaaATGGTCCAAAAACATTGCTGCAGGTTGCGTTAGCTGTTGTGAAGATAAACGGGGAGAAGCTGCTGGAATGTGAAGACGATGGTGAATGCATCGCAgtattcaaagatttttttcacAGTCTAGATGAGCATATTCCTGATATTCATTACAAGAACAAGACCAGGTTCCAGGAGCTACTGGTAGTTGCTTTCAGAGAGTTCTCTCATATTTCTGACGAGACCTTTGTACAGTATCGAACTAAGAATAGAAATGAGGTTATTTCTGGAATAGAATCTTATCTGAAAAAGGCCCAATTGAGAAAACTACCTAAAActccaaacttgaaagaggaaCACTTATCGAATGTTTATGATAGATATGTCTCAGTACTGAACAACAACTATGTGGAAGTTGGATCTGATTCCTCAGTTatgaatttcaaaatgtttgCCAAGTTCATGGATGGCCTTGTTGACTGGATAAACctagaagagaaagaaaacattGCTCAACAAAAGAGTTTTTTGATTAAATTATTTAAAAACTGGAGGTCGGATGAAGAAACCGGACTCACATTGGAGAATATCGCCGTTGGAATGAATAAACTGATGGAACATGATCTTATGACCTCTATATCTAACTTTTTTGAGATATACGACGTTAACGGCACAGGGAAAGTTGATCGTGACGGCATATTGCAAATTTCTGAAGATCTAATTTTCTTGACCACACCATGGAGGGACGGATATCTTTTTGACGAGATAACAAACAAAGCAATAGAATCAAAAATTGCCGAAAAGATAGTTgagaagaggaagaatttTGACTCCTCAGATGAGATCAGTATTCCATCGGAAATGAATTTTGATAAGGAAAAGTGGGTTCATGAGCAATCCCAGAGGTATCTTTCTTTGACTAGTAACTTTTTGCATCGAGCTTTCGAATACGCATTACCAGAGGAGGAGAAcgttgatttgattgagttggaagaaagtgagggatctgaaaagaaatctgTTATAGCTAATCCTGCGTTGAACCCTTCAGCACCCGTATACTTGAACCTGCCAACTTTTAGAATGGTTGTTTTGGCTGACGAAACCTCCGAACTTTTTTTCACCAGAACATTTAAGCAGTCAATTCACTTGGATCAAAAGGTAGAAAAGGGCTCTACCAATGTTCGTGACTTATTTAACAACATCCTGGCTGATGGGCGTAGGGTTGCAGTTGAAGTTCGCCGAAGAATAAACTCCGATCACACTTCTAGATCTAGCGAGAAAAGCCAGGGAAGCAACACTGGAGCTTAcaatgaagaggatgacgaTTTCACAGCTAATGATAACAATGAGGATAATGATTACCTGTTGAACAATGCTGAGGCAAATGTTCTGAATGATAGCATCCCAGTTGAGAAGGGAGATAAAGCATTCTTACAGCATATTGACCACCAAATCGGTTCTgaccaagaaggagaaaaggTGATCGATTTTTAA
- a CDS encoding Major apurinic/apyrimidinic endonuclease, 3'-repair diesterase involved in repair of DNA damage gives MSKFKFGAHISTSGGVSNAVTNSTNISAKSFALFLKSPRRWVSPMFTDDEVNKFKALCKEHNYNSRTEILPHGSYFINLANPDLEKEEKAYGAFLDDLKRCELLDIGLYNFHPGSDLGSDHQEALKRLAKNINTAINETKFVKIVIENMAGHGNLIGSDLEDIKTVIDMVDDKSRVGVCIDTCHTFAAGYDIRDEESYNAFWELYDKTIGFEYLSAIHLNDSKAPLGANKDLHQKIGWGFLGLEPFRLIANSEFLQGIPLVLETPNDNTPQLWEEEIKLLEWLEGKSKDDPAVLERAAELSKLGKTERDQHSAKYAKKVEKGKKKTTKKGSIKDQPTVIDQLNKRKK, from the coding sequence ATGTCTaaattcaaatttgggGCCCACATCAGTACTTCGGGAGGAGTGTCGAACGCAGTGACCAACTCGACTAATATATCCGCCAAAAGTTTTGCCCTGTTCCTGAAGTCCCCAAGGCGATGGGTCTCGCCAATGTTCACTGACGATGAAGTGAATAAATTCAAAGCTCTGTGCAAAGAACACAACTATAATTCTCGTACAGAGATTCTCCCCCACGGTTCATATTTCATTAATCTAGCTAATCCCgatttggaaaaggaagaaaaggcCTATGGTGCATTCTTAGATGATCTTAAGAGATGTGAACTACTGGATATAGGGCTATACAATTTTCATCCGGGAAGTGATCTAGGATCCGATCACcaagaagctttgaaaagattggCGAAAAACATTAACACTGCTATCAATGAGACCAAATTTGTGAAGATTGTAATTGAGAATATGGCCGGCCATGGGAACTTGATTGGGTCAGACCTCGAGGATATCAAAACTGTGATTGACATGGTAGATGATAAATCAAGAGTTGGCGTTTGTATCGACACCTGTCACACATTTGCTGCCGGATATGACATACGGGATGAAGAGTCATACAATGCTTTTTGGGAACTTTACGATAAAACAATTGGATTTGAGTATTTGAGTGCTATTCACTTAAATGATTCCAAGGCTCCGTTAGGTGCTAATAAAGATTTGCATCAAAAAATCGGATGGGGCTTTTTAGGCTTGGAGCCATTCAGGTTAATTGCTAATTCAGAGTTTCTTCAAGGCATCCCACTCGTTTTGGAAACACCGAACGATAATACTCCTCAATTGtgggaagaagaaataaagCTCTTAGAGTGGTTAGAGGGgaaatcaaaagatgaCCCGGCAGTTTTGGAGAGGGCTGCTGAATTGTCCAAGCTCGGAAAGACTGAAAGGGATCAGCATTCAGCAAAATACGCAAAGAAAGTAGAAAAGggtaagaagaagacaacaAAAAAGGGAAGCATAAAGGACCAGCCAACTGTgattgatcaattgaataAACGAAAGAAGTAG
- a CDS encoding Vacuolar aminopeptidase has translation MTDTKELATLLENLLKLQKSGSLGEIVGQAQRIYHDISDLSVLSGLSTPEVLSPHTSPDVPERVPSEVNLDNSNLATDVNEKEKYFDDFANDYIEFTYKNPTTYHLVQSVAELLKKSGFEYLPEAADWSKLFDPEKTGAYFTIRNGTSLAAFTIGSFWSPAKGVGAIGSHIDALTTKLKPVSNKSKVDGYELLGVSPYAGALSDVWWDRDLGIGGRVIYKNESSGKLSTTLVNSTPHPVAHIPTLAPHFGTPSNGPFNKETQAVPVVGFSDGNDEEKPTEDEQKSPLIGKHSLKLLRYISKLAGVPVSSLIDFDLDIFDVQKGTRGGLSNEFIYAPRVDDRICSYSALQALIRRHKDPESFVTDDSFNLVALYDNEEIGSLSRQGAKGGLLESTISRAIAALKISEPGTLQRLYANSVILSADVTHLLNPNFTEVYLEHHKPLPNTGIALALDSNGHMATDLLGKVVVEQLAKLNDDKVQYFQIRNDSRSGGTIGPSISSSTGARTIDLGIPQLSMHSIRATVGYKDVGLAVKFFQGFFKNWRKVVDGIEEF, from the coding sequence ATGACAGATACCAAGGAGTTAGCCACGTTGCTGGAgaacttgttgaaattgCAAAAATCAGGAAGTCTTGGTGAAATTGTGGGTCAAGCACAGCGCATTTATCATGACATTTCTGACCTCTCAGTCCTATCTGGATTATCAACCCCAGAAGTGCTCTCTCCTCACACATCTCCAGATGTCCCCGAGAGAGTTCCATCTGAAGTCAACTTAGACAATTCCAATCTGGCAACTGATGTCAACGAAAAGGAGAAGTATTTTGACGATTTTGCAAATGACTACATCGAGTTTACCTACAAGAACCCCACCACCTACCATTTGGTGCAATCTGTGGCGgaattgttgaagaaaagcGGATTCGAATATCTTCCTGAAGCAGCTGACTGGTCCAAATTATTCGACCCTGAAAAGACGGGAGCGTATTTCACAATCCGGAATGGAACCTCTTTAGCTGCCTTCACAATTGGTAGTTTCTGGTCCCCAGCCAAGGGAGTAGGAGCTATCGGAAGTCACATCGATGCTCTCACAACTAAGCTGAAGCCAGTCTCCAATAAGAGTAAGGTTGATGGCTACGAGTTGTTGGGAGTTTCCCCCTATGCTGGTGCTTTGTCTGACGTCTGGTGGGATAGAGATTTGGGTATTGGTGGAAGAGTAATTTACAAAAATGAATCTTCCGGCAAGCTTTCCACCACTTTGGTTAACAGTACACCTCATCCTGTTGCTCATATTCCAACTTTGGCCCCTCATTTTGGTACTCCCTCCAACGGTCCATTCAACAAGGAAACCCAAGCAGTTCCCGTTGTAGGATTTTCTGACGGAAACGACGAGGAGAAACCCACTGAGGATGAACAAAAGTCTCCTTTGATTGGTAAGCATTCTTTAAAACTACTCCGCTACATATCTAAGCTAGCAGGAGTGCCAGTGTCCTCCTTGATTGATTTCGATTTGGACATATTCGATGTCCAAAAAGGTACTAGGGGCGGTCTTTCCAATGAGTTCATTTACGCCCCAAGAGTGGATGATCGTATTTGTTCTTACTCTGCTCTACAAGCGCTTATCAGACGTCACAAGGATCCCGAATCCTTTGTCACAGACGACTCTTTCAATCTTGTTGCCCTTTATGACAACGAGGAGATCGGATCTCTCTCCAGACAGGGAGCCAAGGGTGGTCTACTTGAGTCGACCATTTCCAGAGCAATCGCTgcattgaaaatttcagagCCAGGGACTCTGCAAAGACTATATGCAAATTCAGTGATTCTTTCTGCAGATGTCACACATTTGTTAAATCCCAATTTCACCGAAGTGTACTTGGAGCACCACAAGCCACTGCCAAACACAGGGATTGCACTTGCGCTGGATTCGAATGGCCATATGGCCACAGATTTGTTAGGCAAGGTCGTTGTTGAGCAGCTGGCTAAACTCAATGATGATAAAGTGCAGTACTTCCAGATTCGGAACGATTCAAGGTCTGGAGGGACCATTGGACCCAGTATTTCCAGTAGTACTGGCGCTAGAACCAttgatcttggaattcCCCAATTGTCCATGCACAGTATTCGTGCTACCGTGGGATACAAAGATGTTGGCCTCGCTgtcaagtttttccaaGGGTTCTTtaaaaattggagaaaagTTGTCGACGGCATTGAAGAGTTTTAA